Proteins from a genomic interval of Paenibacillus sp. RC334:
- a CDS encoding DUF2691 family protein, giving the protein MKRGICFEIPNSYGSFLGEILKPIGITSFNWFIGGEESYLIVDDKLGDSLFPEMMIGMKGEELKQIIENKKYYLIFANLKAYPLETKIIDVMSYEEYLLSECQLVLLVIDSVYIAVYCKDHKKLEDLYEHIKRQGFESLEYITDENDTRTRLSIW; this is encoded by the coding sequence ATGAAAAGAGGCATTTGCTTTGAAATTCCAAACTCATATGGCAGCTTTCTTGGAGAAATATTAAAACCAATCGGAATAACTTCCTTCAATTGGTTTATTGGAGGAGAGGAATCTTATTTAATAGTTGATGATAAATTAGGAGATAGTCTTTTTCCAGAAATGATGATTGGAATGAAAGGAGAAGAACTAAAACAGATTATTGAAAATAAGAAGTACTACTTAATATTTGCGAATTTAAAGGCGTATCCATTAGAAACAAAAATAATTGATGTAATGTCATATGAAGAATATTTATTGAGTGAGTGCCAATTAGTTCTCCTTGTGATTGATAGTGTGTACATAGCAGTCTATTGTAAAGACCATAAAAAACTTGAAGATTTATATGAACACATAAAGAGACAGGGATTTGAATCTCTTGAATATATAACTGATGAAAATGATACAAGGACAAGACTATCTATTTGGTGA